The Octopus sinensis linkage group LG9, ASM634580v1, whole genome shotgun sequence genomic sequence AACAAAGATGTGAGAAACGACATCCTGGTGAGAATTAATGTACCCGCACCATCCCAACCATCTTCTGCTTACAGACCTTTCCATTTGGTATTTTCAAATGTGTTTGTGAACATCTTCAGTGTTGGCCATGTTGAGAAAGAATCCTACATCCTTTTGAAAGATGAACTTTAGCTGTTGACTTTTGCCATTTATAAACAATTGGTTCACCCCTCCCAATAATCTATCATCTAGGTCAGTGGTTATCAagcattttttgcctatggacccctttgacttCTATTTTACTAAGGGAGCAGGGACCCTTATAGCTATTCGTTATCTAAAAACTCCTCCTTATatctttatgattaaatattattaggaactgtgtaaaaatattattaaattattttatgtatcatTGAAATTAAACCagttttattgtacataaattttaacaaaatcttatatggactccctAGGGCCATATTGATCCCAGTTGAAAACCATCAATCTAGGTTTTCAATAACTTCAAATGCCATCTCTTCTTCAGTCAGCcctatatttcttttgtcttcctGTGAGTTATTCAGCAAATTCACCAGGTTATCATTGATGCTTCAGAGAACTGTGAATCTCAAGCAATCTGGGAAATTGAATATCTCCTCATGAAAGACTTCCAACTTCTGGGCCTACTTTTAATCTgcccagcttttttttttgttactggtCCTGACACTTACTCACCATCCCCACATTTCTCTTGTCTCTATCTCCTACCTAATGCCACAAGATGATGGAGTGCTACTACAGCTCATAGTCCCTGGTCTGTCCTGTGGTGGAGGAAACTTCTTGGCTTCTAAGTATTCTACCTCAGCATTGATTCCTTGGTGCTGGTGGCACTGAGGAGGAGAGGAATTCATTTGCCTTCACTCTGTTTATATTCGCTGGTGCTCAAGAAACAACAGCtgcattcatttctatttctgacATATGTtatcggtgttgttgttgttgttgctgttgtctctgCTGCTTTGTCATCCTTGAGTTTTGTTGACTTTTGAGTTGAAGATTCTCAGGTAGCCTTTAATACCATTCTTGTCGCAAATGAACTTTCTGCCCTACATCACTACTGTGATTGCCCCACCTCTTCTCCACTCCACTACTCCAGTATTGTTCAGCTCTGGGATTGCTTTATGGTCTTCAAGGGTCATTAGGATACATCAAGACCTGGAATCCTTTAACAAACTCTAGCAAACCACATACTGTCACAGGCTCTCTCCACATAAATATCTCAGTAAAGGTGACGATAAGTAGCAAGTTGACATCACTACAAATATTTCAAGCACTGACCTTTGTATTCTTATTCCTTATGTACTGCAGCGCCAATCTGCAAGCAGGTGTTTAGAGACCCAAATGCCTGCTTACTGTGTGAAACTTCTTCCTGGCTTCTAGCCTTATTCTTGGTCTTAAAGACTACCCAGACACTTCCTTGTGTCCTCTTTTCATTGACAGAACACACATCTTGTCTCACCTTCACCATTGTCAGGGCTTCTTCATACCATTTTCAttggtgtgcacatgtgtgtgtgtgtgtgtgtgtgtgcatgtgtgtgtgtgtgtgcatgtgtgagaaagaaagaaaagaagaaaaaggaaaggaaagaaagaagagaaaaaaagggaaaaaggaaggaaagaaagaaagaagaaaagaaaaaggaaagaaggaaggaaagaaaaaaacaagaaagaaaggatATAAAGAAGATTAAGCCAAAATTCTTTGCCTTTTGCTGAGATTCTTCCAGGATGTATTCGATTTCTTCATCTGTAATGACATCATGGAAAACAACAATTTTGGGTTTATAACTCATGATCTCCTCTTTTACTCTGGAATAATGGTTCTCTGTTGGCCGCCAGATACATTTCAGTTGGGCTCTTCTAGAACTTGACTGTAATTATTGAAAACCAAAAAATTATCGTTTATGAATTCAACATTATAAGGTAAACAAAtgacaaatcacacacacacccaaatttTCTTTTGTACAAGTCTTGCATCATTTACCTTCCTTCTTCCACACATTTAATGATAGACTACTGGACAATAGATTCTCTACCAAAACTAAATGCCATCCACAATACAAGCTTTTGTGTTTACTTCCAACTCGTTACAGTTGTGTCATTACATAACAATGGAATAAAACCTGTAATAATTATAGACTATTTTTGGTCAATTCATTCTACATCCAGAAATTATTAACTTGTCATACTCAGCCTTTTCTAAATGGTCCCATCTCCACATGTCACACCTTACTTGTATTCAATAAGGGgctaaacgacaacaacagcagcaacagtaattaTTGCTTCTAGTCAGTCCAGACAAGCTgtaaaacacactcatatataggcacaggagtggctgtgtggtgagtagcttgcttacaaaccacatggttccagattcagtcccactgcgtggcaccttgggcaagtgtcttctactatagcctcggactgaccaaagccttgtgagtggatttggtagatggaaactgaaagaagcctgtcatatatatatatatatatatatatatatatatgaatgtgtgtgtatatgtttgtgtgtctgtgtttgtcctcccaacatcacttgacaactgatgctggtgtgtttacgtccccgtcacttagtggttcggcaaaagaaaccgatagaataagtactggtcttacaaagaataagtcccggggtcgatttgctcgactaaaggcagtgctccagcatggccgcagtcaaatgactgaaacaagtaaaagagagaaaagaactaTAGACAGCCTCATTAAACATCTTAACTCTAAACACTCTGCTGAGATGTGACCCATCAATGATAAAGGCAGAGGAACAGAAATTGTAATGTTCCCACTGAACCCATCTTTACTGCCAATTGTGACCCCCACAACTGGctagtatttttatcttttatattttacttgttttagttgttaagctgcagtcatgctggggtatcaccttgaagaatttatagtcaaacccagtacttatttaaaacTCTTTTTTAaccttggcacttattctatctgctaagttatgggaacataaacacaccaacactggttgtcaagtggtggtgggggacaaactcagacataaacacactcacacacacacactcacacacacatacacactcacacacatacacacacacactcacacacacatacacactcacacacacacacacactcacacacacacacacagaggcttctttcagtttccatctaccaaatccactcataaggctgtgGCTGGCTTgagactatagtggaagatacttgcccaaggtgctacacagtgggactgaaccgaagaccatgtgattaggaagcaagtttttttctacacagccatacctgcacccgtataaaagtaattttttcagCCCACTATTCTGTACACCATACAATGAACCACCCTGTGAAGAGTACAATATGGTCCTCTATCAGTTGGGGGTGATGCATGTCTAGAACAATAGATATGTGAATTGCACCCAGTCACTTGATTAGTTACCTCTGTGCCATGGTTCTAAACAAGATCTAAACTACAATAACAACTTTGTCAAAGTATTAGTCACTCTCTGACAGATTCATGGTCGAGCCTGTGGTAATGGAGACTTCCACTGTTCTTGGCCCCCAGACCATATCCCTGTTCACTGCTATGAGGGCAGAGATTGCAATCTGCAAGTGCAAGCCCCATGATTTAGAGTAGCTAATCCAGCACATCTCCTTTGCCATCCTCTGAGgcaatgccttttccattttgtctgctgagaCTAGGAGGTggtctgaattacaggaaattgtaCATTCCACTCTTTAATGTAAAGTTACTCCAAATAATAGTTgagaacaaacaataacaacagctacaGATTATAAACAAGGCTAATTGGAGAAAACAAAGTGAAGAAAATTACCAATAGATCTTCCCCTCGACATAACGCTTCATATTGGCTGCTGGTGGAATTgataggtttttcaaatattttagttCTTTTGCTCTCAGGAATacttttcaacttctttttcaaAAATGCCTTTTCTCTTTGACAACCTTTGTCATTTGTTTCTGAATGAGAATGATCaaactttataaatatttattacaatgGGCCACCAAAGGAAAAATACAGTTAAACAAGTGGAAGAGTGAAGTGGGGTTTAAAGAGATTGATGTAAAAATTTGACAATGAATATTTTTCTGTTACAATAATCTCTTTCCATGAACCTCTGTATGTGAGTGGTCATGTGTCTAATGAACATTTTGTGGTGTGATTGAAGTATCACTGAAGACTTAATCTTGTGAAGAGGTTCTTAAACTTCTTTGTTCAGTGCCtcctttaaaatatttgtaaacctaattgtttcattaattaatttaacaaGTTAATGAGTTAATTATTATAGAATACCGGCCAATACTCAACACTTCGAGgacaaaatatttttgagaaaGCAAGGCTTTACAGAGGAACATCATATAGATAAAGGAACCATTACTAATTGCTGTAGACGTCGTCTTTGACACTGACTTTGCAAAATGTGAATTCCTGAAGTTGAGAAGTAATTACATGTCACCAGTAGCACAtgtgatataacacacacacatgtacacacacacatacacatacacacacgtgtgtgcgtgtgcacacacacacatgcatgcataaaaatatagaatttatatataagtaaatatatataatatatatatcttcatatccatacatatgttcataaaatatataatgttatatacacacataaatacgatgtgtatatataaataaaccatcATACTTTGGCTGAGAATAAACTATTGTACTTTAGCCAAGAATAAATCAATGTACTTGGTATtggttgacttagagaaagcatTTGACAGTGTACTCCACTGTGTGATATGGTGGGATCTGAGGAAGATAGGGGTAGATGAAAGGCTTGTGAAAGCTATACAAGCCATGTGCAGAGGTTCTGTCAGTAGGGTGAGAGTTAATCATGAGtatagtgatgaatttagtgCAGAGGTGGGCATTCATCAGGGTTGGTTCTCAGTCCCCTctttttcatcattgtcctccaaaCCATAACAGAAAGTTAAGACTGGCTACTCCCAGGAACtgttatatgctgatgatcttgctcttatAGCAGATTCTATcacaaaagtagaaaagaaattccaggtgtgaaaGAAAAATCTGGAATGTAAGGGCCTTAAGATTATCTTAATAAAGATTAAGGTTCTAGTAAgcaagaagacagacagacaaactgctcaatatgtagaaaaggggTAGGAATTCCATATGGAATACCCAGTGCAAGCTAAAGACaaataagaggtgcagtggaataataggaaggttataagagaaagtagtgtttgtatgtggaagatgcacagtaGCAATAAAAGCTACAGATACTTGGGAATTTGATTTTCTCAAAATCCCTGGAGGCTCTTTGGAAGCAGTGGacaatttctgctacctaggaaCCTAATTAGTGGTGGGAGAGTGCATGGAAAGTATAATTGCTGGAATAAgaataaaatggagaaaattcagagagcttttacctctgttggcaaccaaaggtctCTCTGTCCAAGTGACAGGAagattctgtgatgcatgtatacaaacaacaatgctacatggtagtgaggtGTGGGCCTTGAATACAGAAGATATGGGAAGATTAGAGAGGATAAAGTTAGTATGCTCcagtggatgtgcaatgtcagtgtacatgtgtgaCAGAGCTTTACAAAGAAGATAACTAAAGACTGAGATATCTGGTtcattgctgtacttgagaagaccatAGGAGAATTGATACTGGTGCTCATGCGTCATAAAATAactcttgtgctggtgccacataaaaagcacccagtacactcagaggagtagctagcatgggttggacggttcaactggggtctgggaagccagaaggctgcaccaggcccagtctgatctggcaatgtttctacggctggatgcccttcctaacatatatatatatatatatatatatatatatatatatacatacacacacatacatgtagacacacacacagacgcacatatgataccatcatcatcatcatcatcatcatgtaatgtccattttccatgctgtcataggCTGGAGAGTTTAACAGGATTTGGCCAGATGGAGAGCtgcccaggctccagttgtctgttttggcatgatttctatggctgaattctcttcctaacacaaaccactttatggagtgtactgggtgtctgtTACAAGGCACTAGCATGGGTGCTCTCACATGGCTCCAGCACATGAgtgtttacatggcaccagcatggctgctctTCATGTGGCGTTggatgggtactttttatgtggtgccagcacccGCAAACTCACAAGACAAAGACCTCTTGGCTGAGAGAGGGAGTGGTGGGCATGGCCACAAaggacatgcttgtatgtatggatggctacaattttacttagcttgccAAGTCTTATCAAGCACAGTAAATTGCCAGAACTCTTGGTCTCTTGTCATCTTTGTGAAGCCTAATGTCTGAAGATCTTTTCTCTACTTCATTCCTCATCTTCCTGAGTCTACTCCTttcacaagttccctccacaattagagattggcacttgcTTATGCAGTTGTctttgtccatatgcatcacatgactataCAAGCACAGTCTTCactcttgcacactacaactgATGCGTCTACAACAAACAGATATTAAAAATAGCAACTTACTTATTTTCAGACACTTCTCAATGTAATCCAGTGAAACCCATGGCATTCCATACTAAAAATacaataagagaaaaagaaaatagtaatttcttgaaattttagtcCACTGTTTTATgtctaatatcattatcatcctgatcatcatcatcaatatgaatattctcattttcataatcatcatttaacatcctcatTCAATTTTTCATGCTAACATGCATCAGACAAAgtatattgaggcagattttctacagctgaatacccttcttgtcactaattttcacctgtttccaagcaaggtactatttcctcatggccagacattgTTTttaacagaagactggaaacaatgaacatcgcttgtatgatgatgatgatgcttgtttagagccattacatgatgtcaaggcaagagtacacacagtcacacatagaagtacacacagacacactgagacacacacacacatacgtacacacacacatgaacattcaaacatacgtacataaatacatacatacatacatacatacatacatacatacatacatacatacatacatacatacatatatacataatgttcaTCCATCATTGTCAATGATAACCAGGACATCACATGGCACATCCAGCCATAGCCAATCAAGGCCAATGTTTGCTTGTAAAGTTCCGTTGTCAATCTAGCACTGGTGGTTTGCTGCAAATGAAGGCAATGAGTTGCCTCTGGTCTTGTGCagctcatgtttttttttgtgctcctGCAATCCTGCAACCCTGTTCAGTTCGTAGGAGGTGGCACCTATATTTTCCAGGAGTCTTGTTTGAGCTGAAAGCACTTAAGTTAGGCTTTGAGTGTATTTCTGAAGCACTTTTTTTagaaaaagcaggaaaataacctacctacatacatacatacatacatacatacatacatacatacatacatacatacatacatgttgtgcAGTGTCCATTTATATCCTCACTGTGTAGCAAACATTTCTAAAATATGCTAGAATGAATGAGGCTTCTATTTATTTACCATTGAATAAGCACTCGCAATGGTTCGATATATTTGGTTCTGTTCTACAGTTCCTTTCTCAATTTTTGACTTTCTGTAAAGTTCATCCAGTGCCAAAAGCCATAATATTTCTTCATAAGCCATATCGTGCTCATTAGCTATTTCAATTAACTTTAGAGCGTCATTAGCTGTCATTGGTTCTGTTTGAGTGTTGGCAATACGACCCTGTAGCAGCTCAGTtaaattcaaagaataaatattttgtaatctgAAAGTTAtaataacattatcattatcatcatcaacaacaacaacaacaacaataataataatggtttcaaattttggcacaaggccagcaaatttaggggaggagtaagttgattacatcaaccccaatactcaactggtacttatttcagcaaCCCTgaatggacgaaaggcaaagtcgacctcagtagaatctTAATTCAGAATCTAGCAGCAGATGAAAGAacactcagcatgctaatgattctgccagttttccacctttataataataataataataataataataataataacaataataataaaacgactTTACCTGCCAAAAAAAGAGGGTGGCCATGGACTTTTataactggaattaacaatgaagattgccacaagtGGCCTAAACAACTACCcgaaaaactctgatgactgtTAAACTTGTCTTAAAGCATGAAGACTAGAAatcatcatactcagtaacaaaacaggcaaaggaatatctaagtaaattccaaatacaaaaaatctcagaattagacgtactggaaacaagcagagaaaaagCTAAGCATATGTAAACCCATGCTAAaattgctgccttagatatttttattgataagtggcaagaaaaacctctcaatagcaatacccaaagagagctaataatgttgatattgacaaagcccttacacatcaatggctaatggcctctggtttaaaatctgaaacagatgGGTTTGTCATAGCAGCCCAAggtcaatgcctacctacaaggaactaccaggccaacatattaaagaatggcagtagcccaacatgttgtGAATGTCAACAATAAAATGaagccattgatcatgttgtctccatgtgcagtcttcttgtgcctaCAGAGTAACAGGcttgatagagcagcacaatatattcactgggtaattggcaaaaacctggacctgccccatgataaaaaccagtgggaacacaaaccacttccagtgcttgaaaatgatcccatctcactcctctggaacttcaccattcaaactgacagaaagatagatgtcaATAGgcaaaataagcaaaataagcaaatgtcaaacatataataataataataataataataataataataataataataatataataataataataataataataataataatgatgatgatgatgatgatgatgataagataaaattgcaagaatgtgagcAATGAGGGGTGTAACTTAGTAGTTGTTGGGGTACTCAGAGAACTAACAACAACGtttgagaaatatgtcagagaaattggaattgacatgagggCAGAGCAGGCCCGAAAATCTGTTCTGTTGGGGACAGCTAGGACTTCAAGATTGCTGTTTGGGTGTTTAAAGTCTTCCATGATAAGTTGACATCCATGTACCAAAGCTTATGATTTGCAGAAACAGACCCagtgagacctctgacaacaggttgctgtccactctcacagaatcaaccagagcaagtTAGACcaagagctctgagaagtaaaataattatgataataataataacagtaataacagcaacaacaatagttttaacataaacacaaaaacacaaatgtacaatatttcagaaaagagtaaattgattttattgatctcagtacttcactggtattttatttattaattcttgaAGGATGAAATACAATGTTGATTTTTGGCTAAAgggaatatatttaaataccacaaagtatcttTACCAACTCTGTTAACCACCACTCTAACAATCTTGATTTCAAAAgagacacaagtatatacatttaATGGGAGGGTATAGTTGATTATtttgattccagtacttgactagtacttcattttatcatcttggaaggatgaaggacaaagttcaCCTTagtcagatttgaactcaggatgtgaagAGATATGAAAAAATTCTGAGAGACATTTTTCTCAAGCTGCGATGATTCTGACAATCAATAgccctttaataataataggtgtctctaattgaaacaaaacaaaatgtttttaagTTGATAGGCTTAGTCAGTTGCACTAAGtctttatagaatataaaatgtttgacTTACCATTGACTCTCATTGATCAACTTGTAGAGAACTGTGAATGTTTGAGAACATTCTAGGGGTCAGACACCTAATCTTGGCCATCTCTTCATGAGTATCAGGGGAAATGTGCctcagaaactgaccacacattCTTACTATCTAGATATCTGTGCAGATGCTGCAGACTCTTTAGCAGTTTAGTCCACTAAGGCTGATGATATCATCATATCACCAGACACAAAATGCTGAGTCTTCAGTGCAGAAGGTGTGGACAGTAGATGGACCTTCCAGTGAAATATGTTCCTTCTACATGAAGCAAAGATAGTGATGCTTCCCCATAGCCATAGAAAAAAAATGGATCATGGGCCAATGGTTGGGGGTGTAATAAATAAGGAAGTGATGTATGTGTTTGCTACCTTTGCTCAGCATTTCGGAGATAACCTCATACTAGTCCATTTCTGATTAAGATTGACTACCATGCTCATAATCTTATCCCAGTTCCTATCCTTGAATGTTCAGCTTGACCCAGACTGCAAGTATCTTAAGATATTCAGTCTTGCAATCCATGATGCTAGCTTGCATGGATATACCCATTCAGGTGCCAAGCTGCAAGTGCACAAGCTTATATCCCTACCTCAATTTATTACCATAGTGACCATCTTGATTTCCATGGTGACTCAAAAAATCATGGTGATATTGTCCATGGATTGCAATATGGATGTCTCCACTTCTAAGTTAAAGTGGAATGTCCCATCTCAAACAGCTCCAACTTCTCAGCAATGGTTCAAGAATGATGTAAAAAGACACTTTCTTCCACTCACCAACTGTGAGATTCAAAATGGTTCTGACAAGTTGCTATTTGACTGTTTAGTAGATGCTGCTGtataataaataccacaaggcattttgtctggaatTCTAACAACCCTGTTGATATCCAATATAACATTTGTTTCACTCAAAATATAATGGATAAAAATCTTACCTAAACAAGCCTAAAGCTGCTTCAGTAACATCTTTTTTAGTTGGCCACAATTGTTCTTGAACCATTTTGTATTCTTTGATAAATTCTGTCACAAACAgatagaaatattaacaaaacatatataagtcATTCAAAGTACAATTTTTATATCTTTGTTCAAATAAGTGGGCTCTGTACTTTTgctgatttttattttctattcatttactGCAGTCTCCCACTTTGTCAGCCATTTTATCTACTTATACTACAAATTCTCCCCACAACACCTACTTTAACAAGTATCAGAATAGAGACTAACCTTTAGTGTTGTTATTGTGTTCACAGTTGTCACAGTCTAATTTCACCATCATCTCACTCCATCTATTGTGAATCCGATATAACACGCAATATGCATTCAATGGGTTAGTTGTGTAGTTTGTCATATTTCCCaactttgtgttttgtgtttgtgtttcattcaAGAAGCTGAAATAAAACAAAGTCTTTCCAGGTATATTGCTAATACAAACAAACATCATTTATAATTCGTTTTTTACTGTaaataaagatgtaaaaaaaCAGCATCTAAATACTGGCTTAAAATTCTTTTTGGCTAGAAAAAGACAAAGACTACACATGTGACACAAGTTCACATCCTCTCAAAAAGTTAACAGACGTTCTACCACTGGACCAAAGCAATACTTTGATATTCACCAATTAGGAGCTTTGTTCATACCAGCAAGAATTGTATGTTGTTTACGTCATCAGAattcagaaaaatttgaaaaaactttaAATAATCCACTTTTAACTGTagaactcaaagtagataaagctaaaaataatagcATTTACATATTGGGTCAAAACTCCATTTGGATAGAAATGTCGAAGGCTAAGGATTAAATGGAGTCATGCATATTGCACTTATAGGTTATATTGTTCAATTCACTAACACACatttagatatgtacacacacatgtacacacacacacacacacacatatatatatatatatatataaaatatttaatatatgatgtgtgtgtgtgtaggggcaaGATTTAATGAAGTTTTTCTTTCCTTAGCAGAACTCAGGCTGGTCTCTAACAAAGACAGGTGTTTAGTCTAGTGAATCTTTTTTTTGTTCAACCACTATATTATAGAGtcttaaacaaactaacaccagttgtaaagtagtaggacacacacacatctctctctatctcccttatttctccctctctctctccctccctctccctctcattccttctctctctccctccttctccctctcattccttctctctctccctccctctctctccaccctctctcccccatcccccctctcccatatatatcttttttattccaGACACAAGGCCCTATGGCTTTTTACcttaaccgattggaagtgttaccatgtacattgttttgtcttggtataaaagatgggctaaatattttgctcagtatcacagatttgcttgtcagttgtttgaccttaatcagttgagcatgtctcttattggctgatgatatgtgcatctctgagcagaagtagtggggagcatcacagccacgtgtcgagaggaattctttggagtttggataattcacccctggaaacttgggtgtttcattcaacatctttaaacaacccttattcagggaccttttgagtgggatgggctactggacctgaagaaaattctaactgggcccaattTGCAAggccatgcactgtttatcttgatatgagatcaccatgtcgtgcacatgtggttgtgatgcctgtgcctggTGTACTGTTATCAAACAGGTAGTCATAAttggtatattttaccccagtgtcattttgatagcatgcactgctctctcactcaataataataacaataataataataataataataataatataataataataataataataataataataataataagtaaagacaataataaacttgaaggcctattgcgcactgtgaaagcattcagcgataacatcgggatggagtttggacttgagaagtgtgccgaggccactttccagaaagggaaagtgaagaccacaaattcagtcgtgttagatgttgacacagtcataagggagcttgagcaagaacaaacatacaaatatttagggataaatgaaggctctggtattcagcatgcaagcatgaaagagaagatcaggaaggaatgttataggagagttcgtgcagtcctgaaatctgaactaaatgcacgtaacaaggtgttagctataaattccttagcagttccagttgttacttatagctacaatgtgttgaactggaatatgagtgaagtaaagaatatagataggaaaatacgcaagctgctgagttgtaataggatgcaccacccaaaggcagacgtagatcgcctttaccttcccagagcccaaggaggtcgaggcctgatccaatttgaactagcttacaaaacaaccacaattggactggccaaatatctcgaaatatcgaatgac encodes the following:
- the LOC115215795 gene encoding prolyl 4-hydroxylase subunit alpha-1; its protein translation is MVNCYNSLWFQIFCVSKIVLFVCADVYTSVYKMNQLVKEERKLLISLHNFIESERAENASVSKDLISFLNETQTQNTKLGNMTNYTTNPLNAYCVLYRIHNRWSEMMVKLDCDNCEHNNNTKEFIKEYKMVQEQLWPTKKDVTEAALGLFRLQNIYSLNLTELLQGRIANTQTEPMTANDALKLIEIANEHDMAYEEILWLLALDELYRKSKIEKGTVEQNQIYRTIASAYSMYGMPWVSLDYIEKCLKIKTNDKGCQREKAFLKKKLKSIPESKRTKIFEKPINSTSSQYEALCRGEDLLSSSRRAQLKCIWRPTENHYSRVKEEIMSYKPKIVVFHDVITDEEIEYILEESQQKFYSSKVGDDDIIQGMKTDIISQRAWLWDSDPVLRRLSHRIGSITGLNTQLKVFVSNAEPLQVLNYGLGGMHEPRVDYFESKEQLEKSASQFLIGSGDRIATWMLYMSNVTLGGATIFPRINVQIPVIKGSAVFWYNLKRNQRRDPRTLHASCPVAVGSKWVANKWIHEVDQMFQRPCGLKINAEDI